A stretch of Nitrospirota bacterium DNA encodes these proteins:
- the fliD gene encoding flagellar filament capping protein FliD gives MQIAPTLTLQPPPDQSEKERKVRRPPDQASPPSEHEIRENDSADSDFATIDMMFFNADGVPVVVPFQFHPLAVTAEELKNVSLNNARARLSDSKITQDIRFAYSMVDGKLAISGATTAASFAPQGGATVDSSPGDAVVRQTISFIDLKSLNDIATTSFLFIRRRVPPMILNDSIPSALRARDALDEIARYQSSNSIQSNLDSNSRMVGLRMAAFETVKSQLADLRSQVRPLLRAASFVVNGVGSSDDSIVRGAADNSAAEGILNVAVKQVARPHIIESDAVSNANTVLTSLGGGNLYGSFKINGYTILVDTRDNPEDRDTVGAPGSPYGVSPNDFTTSERKAIAARMRTLQGIADQINYGLEDLNKNGIIDGPIQMSQLGPNLYGFIRVSEDRIVDPNEFRTNYIADDDKLESSRNLDGIVTTRAERIGVKASIRNGRLRLESLDPARRITLENTSSLGEGNIIHQLGLTYKDAHQIIESDETALTYNNFSFKNSVQDEQRSIVVSAGTRRSEYSTTITDFQTGLDLLLEGTSHSVKIPVTRTGSLNQGTYIRGANSYTRYSSDTVNEPIDDVVRNLIRYGVILPTESDRLSYDNETLTTRFTAKNLLESVRTFISTYNDTMRTINDLLAGNRALLDDPTLESVRTDLVRGAEFPVGVLDKNQDELKEIGLENSKPEKMTFLETSVFSLLQRLRLGPAAGSNVPKGERSIFAKLDSVGITSLTDDSLKLDEQRFLFEASYRPDRIQDLFIPENAPGVADRLDEILRRFTKDGTGAIDLHLTQFQRILDRPEDARRLPQEAGRIQSLRLKGGILKDLLV, from the coding sequence TTGCAGATCGCTCCAACTTTGACCCTCCAGCCCCCGCCCGATCAGTCTGAGAAGGAACGCAAAGTTCGACGGCCCCCCGATCAGGCCTCTCCCCCCTCGGAACACGAAATCCGGGAAAACGATTCCGCCGATTCCGACTTCGCGACCATTGACATGATGTTCTTCAATGCAGACGGCGTTCCCGTCGTGGTTCCCTTCCAATTCCATCCCTTGGCCGTCACCGCGGAAGAACTGAAGAATGTCAGCCTCAACAATGCCCGGGCCCGGCTCTCCGACTCCAAAATCACCCAGGATATTCGATTCGCCTACTCCATGGTCGATGGAAAACTGGCCATCTCCGGCGCGACGACGGCAGCAAGCTTTGCGCCGCAAGGTGGAGCCACGGTGGATTCGTCTCCCGGAGACGCCGTCGTTCGGCAGACGATCAGCTTCATCGACTTGAAGAGCCTCAACGACATCGCCACCACCTCCTTCCTGTTCATTCGACGACGGGTCCCCCCGATGATCCTGAACGACTCGATCCCCTCGGCGTTGAGGGCGAGGGATGCCTTGGACGAGATCGCCCGCTATCAATCCTCCAATTCCATCCAATCCAACCTCGACTCCAATTCACGGATGGTGGGTCTGCGGATGGCCGCGTTCGAAACGGTCAAGTCCCAGCTCGCCGACCTCCGGAGCCAGGTCCGCCCCCTCCTCCGGGCCGCAAGTTTCGTCGTCAACGGCGTAGGCTCCTCGGACGATTCCATCGTCAGGGGCGCTGCGGACAATTCAGCCGCGGAAGGAATACTAAACGTGGCTGTAAAACAGGTCGCGCGCCCGCATATCATCGAGTCGGACGCCGTCAGCAACGCCAACACCGTCCTCACCAGCCTCGGCGGGGGTAATCTCTACGGCAGCTTCAAGATCAACGGCTACACGATCCTCGTGGATACCCGTGACAATCCGGAAGACCGAGATACGGTCGGCGCCCCCGGATCGCCCTACGGCGTCTCACCGAACGACTTCACGACAAGCGAACGCAAGGCCATCGCGGCCCGGATGCGCACGTTGCAAGGTATCGCCGACCAAATCAACTACGGCCTCGAAGACCTGAACAAGAACGGCATCATCGACGGCCCCATTCAGATGTCGCAACTCGGCCCCAACCTCTACGGTTTCATCCGCGTGTCGGAGGATCGGATCGTCGATCCGAACGAATTCAGAACAAACTACATCGCCGACGATGACAAGCTGGAAAGCTCGCGGAACCTCGACGGGATCGTGACCACCCGTGCCGAACGTATCGGCGTAAAGGCCTCCATCCGGAACGGACGCCTTCGGCTTGAAAGTCTCGACCCCGCCCGGCGAATCACGCTGGAGAACACGTCCTCCCTCGGAGAAGGGAACATCATCCATCAGCTGGGGCTGACGTACAAGGACGCCCACCAAATCATCGAGAGCGACGAAACGGCTCTCACCTACAACAACTTCTCCTTCAAGAATTCCGTTCAGGATGAGCAGCGTTCCATCGTGGTTTCCGCCGGCACGCGCCGAAGCGAATACTCCACCACCATCACCGACTTCCAGACCGGCCTGGACCTGCTTCTCGAAGGCACTTCTCATTCGGTCAAGATCCCTGTCACCCGAACGGGCTCGCTCAATCAGGGCACCTACATACGCGGAGCCAACAGCTACACGCGCTACTCCTCGGACACCGTCAATGAGCCGATCGACGACGTGGTCCGCAACCTCATTCGATACGGGGTGATCCTTCCTACGGAGTCGGACCGGCTCTCTTATGACAATGAGACTCTGACCACGCGGTTCACGGCGAAGAACCTGTTGGAATCCGTCCGCACGTTCATTTCCACCTACAACGATACGATGCGCACAATCAATGATCTCCTCGCGGGGAACCGTGCGCTTCTGGATGATCCCACGCTCGAATCGGTTCGCACCGATCTGGTCAGGGGCGCGGAGTTTCCTGTGGGAGTGCTGGACAAGAATCAGGATGAACTCAAAGAAATCGGCCTCGAGAATTCGAAGCCGGAGAAGATGACCTTCCTCGAAACATCCGTCTTCTCCCTTCTCCAACGACTCCGGCTCGGCCCTGCCGCCGGGTCGAATGTGCCAAAGGGTGAGCGCTCGATCTTCGCCAAACTCGACTCCGTGGGGATCACCTCCCTTACGGATGATTCGCTCAAACTGGACGAACAACGTTTCCTGTTCGAAGCGAGCTACCGCCCCGACCGGATCCAGGATCTATTCATCCCCGAAAACGCACCCGGAGTCGCCGACCGACTGGATGAGATTCTGCGTCGATTCACGAAGGATGGAACGGGGGCGATCGATCTCCACCTCACCCAGTTCCAGCGAATCCTTGACAGGCCGGAGGACGCGCGACGGCTGCCCCAGGAGGCCGGACGCATCCAATCGCTCCGGCTCAAGGGCGGGATCCTCAAGGACCTCCTGGTCTAG